A genomic stretch from candidate division WOR-3 bacterium includes:
- a CDS encoding DEAD/DEAH box helicase: MISLYVEFFSLTNLKENKYPVILSKFEEEYKYFKKLKNKILLFNLFNEPIVISEEKKEKNLILEIKRGKELKIFQFINLLINAGYKEYDKVYSEREFARRGYIIDVFFEESELPLRIELFGDFIEDLRFFDPVTQKSVEKKEVLYIYIPEKFKNFFSNLLKPLDFYYINERDFLDKKIDQLPKFKKFIDFIEFLKNKNKKIIYVADNTLRYSYLKKLINNIEFLKGNISESFEIPDEGKIIISERELYPSIKTSQKFTLPFREEEFFEINPGDTVIYEEEGICSIKGFKRIKSEEREIENIELIFQDNQKLYVPFWEIYKIERYFGKSKFTDYSKNLWAKNFLKTKIEIHEFAKKILTLTARRKVLKGISFKLDEEEEKILNEIILSFPYIETEDQKRAWEETKRDLESEKRMDRLIIGDSGFGKTEIALRALAMCALKGYQGLLLAPTTPLVLQHYRNFCERLKDFPLNIRMLSRLITKNEEREIIDGLREGKIDILISTHRALSEDVKFKKLGLLVIDEEQRFGVEHKEKLRLLREELDTLIISATPIPRTLALSIYNILDISRIRTPPKGRKETEIIITNYSLNKVREAIEKELERNGQVIYVRNRISPLKEIKSKINLIFPDVRCEILHGKMSKEEIEDILISFILGEIKILITTSILETGMDFENVNTLIIERPDLFGLSELYALKGRVGRRDRKSYVYLLLPHKLTERARERIKILKRYNYPGSGEKVALKDLEMRGPGEFFGKKQKGFIKKLGINFYIKLLEEEIKKLKGEKVIKIIPKIIPYTSLFFPSNMEDEDKLHISRSLFTAESEEEINLIIEEYKDRFGKPDKNMEKIFLLAKKFLEAKIKGKSKVKVFENLIFIE, encoded by the coding sequence ATGATATCTCTATATGTGGAATTTTTTTCATTAACTAATTTAAAGGAAAATAAATACCCTGTTATTTTATCAAAATTTGAAGAAGAATATAAATATTTTAAAAAACTTAAAAACAAGATTCTTCTCTTTAACTTATTTAATGAACCAATTGTAATTAGCGAAGAAAAAAAAGAAAAAAATTTAATTCTTGAAATTAAAAGGGGAAAAGAGTTAAAAATTTTCCAATTTATAAATTTGCTTATTAATGCAGGTTATAAGGAATATGATAAAGTTTATTCAGAAAGGGAATTTGCAAGAAGGGGTTATATTATTGATGTTTTTTTTGAAGAATCAGAACTTCCTTTAAGAATAGAATTATTCGGTGATTTTATCGAAGATTTAAGATTTTTTGACCCGGTAACTCAGAAGAGTGTTGAAAAAAAGGAAGTGCTTTATATTTATATTCCAGAAAAATTTAAAAATTTCTTTTCAAATCTTTTAAAACCATTAGATTTTTATTATATCAATGAAAGGGATTTTTTAGATAAAAAAATAGACCAATTGCCAAAATTTAAAAAATTTATTGATTTTATTGAGTTTTTAAAAAATAAAAACAAAAAAATAATATATGTGGCAGACAATACACTCAGATACTCCTATTTAAAAAAATTAATAAATAATATTGAGTTTTTAAAGGGGAACATTTCAGAGAGTTTTGAAATCCCTGATGAAGGAAAAATAATAATATCTGAAAGGGAACTTTATCCTTCTATAAAAACTTCTCAAAAATTTACATTACCATTCAGAGAAGAGGAATTTTTTGAAATAAATCCTGGTGATACTGTTATTTATGAAGAAGAAGGTATATGCTCAATCAAGGGATTTAAAAGGATTAAAAGTGAGGAAAGGGAAATAGAAAATATAGAACTTATTTTCCAGGATAATCAAAAACTTTATGTTCCTTTCTGGGAAATTTATAAAATAGAAAGGTATTTTGGAAAAAGTAAATTTACAGATTATTCAAAAAATTTATGGGCAAAAAATTTTTTAAAAACAAAAATTGAAATTCATGAATTTGCAAAAAAAATTTTAACCCTAACAGCAAGAAGAAAAGTATTAAAGGGAATTTCATTTAAACTGGATGAGGAGGAAGAAAAAATTTTAAATGAGATTATATTAAGTTTTCCTTATATAGAAACAGAAGACCAGAAAAGGGCATGGGAAGAAACGAAAAGAGATTTAGAATCTGAAAAAAGGATGGATAGATTAATAATAGGAGATTCAGGTTTTGGTAAAACTGAAATTGCTTTAAGGGCTCTTGCAATGTGTGCTTTAAAGGGATACCAGGGTCTTTTATTAGCACCAACAACGCCCCTTGTTTTACAGCATTACAGGAATTTTTGTGAAAGATTAAAAGATTTTCCATTAAATATTAGAATGTTATCAAGACTTATTACAAAAAATGAAGAAAGAGAAATTATTGATGGTTTAAGGGAAGGTAAAATTGATATTTTAATAAGCACCCACAGGGCACTTTCTGAGGATGTAAAATTTAAAAAACTCGGTCTTCTTGTCATAGATGAAGAACAAAGATTTGGAGTTGAACACAAGGAAAAATTAAGACTTTTAAGAGAGGAACTTGATACTTTAATTATTTCTGCAACTCCGATTCCGAGAACCCTTGCTTTATCAATTTATAACATTCTTGACATCTCAAGAATAAGAACACCACCAAAGGGAAGAAAGGAAACAGAAATAATAATAACAAATTATTCACTTAATAAAGTAAGAGAAGCTATTGAAAAGGAACTTGAAAGGAACGGACAAGTTATTTATGTAAGAAATAGAATTTCACCTTTAAAGGAAATAAAATCAAAAATTAACTTAATTTTTCCTGATGTAAGGTGTGAAATATTACACGGTAAAATGAGTAAAGAGGAAATAGAGGATATTTTAATTTCCTTTATCTTGGGAGAAATAAAAATTTTAATAACAACAAGTATTCTTGAAACAGGAATGGATTTTGAAAATGTTAATACATTAATAATTGAAAGACCCGATTTATTCGGACTCTCAGAACTTTATGCTTTAAAGGGAAGAGTTGGAAGAAGGGATAGAAAATCTTATGTTTATCTTTTATTACCACATAAATTAACCGAAAGAGCAAGAGAAAGGATAAAAATATTAAAGAGATACAATTATCCTGGCTCTGGAGAAAAGGTGGCTCTAAAAGATCTTGAAATGAGGGGACCTGGTGAATTTTTTGGAAAAAAGCAAAAAGGATTTATAAAAAAATTGGGTATAAATTTTTATATAAAATTACTTGAAGAAGAAATAAAGAAATTAAAGGGAGAGAAGGTTATAAAAATAATTCCTAAAATAATTCCCTATACTTCCTTGTTTTTTCCTTCAAATATGGAAGATGAGGATAAACTTCATATTTCAAGAAGTCTATTTACTGCTGAATCAGAAGAGGAGATAAATTTAATAATAGAAGAATATAAAGATAGATTCGGGAAACCTGATAAAAATATGGAAAAAATCTTTTTACTTGCTAAAAAATTTTTAGAAGCAAAAATTAAGGGCAAAAGTAAGGTTAAAGTTTTTGAGAATCTGATCTTTATAGAATAG
- a CDS encoding ABC transporter permease — translation MKRLLFFIEKEFIQVMRDKRTRFIVFAAPIIQLIVFGYVISTDVRNVKTGILDYCNKSISRDFIYSLTSSSFFKILKIYNNPNDMEKDFKNGRIDFGIIIKEKFNKQIRKEKNFEVFALFDGSRAWSTQIILGYFTNFLYQKLRKNEVEPKIIILYNPEGKSSNYMVEAVIAMVLLITSMILTSISVAREKEMETIELLSISPISHIEFVLGKILPYTFLGLINVTIVFIFSLIIFKLPFRGNLILLYSGTFLFLLLILGIGLLSSILSETQAQAMMQAVFFVLPMLVLSGFFYPIESMPLIFRIIAYLNPLTHFLIILRSIFLKGSGFFELKINFLIMGTLSILIFTYAFIKSKNLLLGK, via the coding sequence ATGAAAAGACTTTTATTTTTTATTGAAAAGGAATTTATCCAGGTTATGAGGGATAAAAGAACAAGGTTTATTGTATTTGCAGCACCTATAATACAGCTTATAGTTTTTGGTTATGTAATATCCACTGATGTAAGGAATGTAAAAACAGGTATACTGGATTACTGTAATAAAAGTATATCAAGAGATTTCATATATTCCCTAACATCTTCTTCATTTTTTAAAATATTGAAAATTTATAACAATCCTAATGATATGGAAAAGGACTTTAAAAATGGTAGAATTGATTTTGGTATAATAATAAAAGAGAAATTTAATAAACAAATAAGAAAAGAGAAAAATTTTGAAGTTTTTGCTCTTTTTGATGGTTCAAGGGCATGGAGTACACAGATTATTCTGGGTTATTTTACAAATTTTCTTTATCAAAAATTAAGGAAAAATGAAGTGGAACCCAAAATTATTATTCTTTATAATCCTGAAGGCAAGTCAAGTAACTATATGGTTGAGGCAGTAATAGCAATGGTGCTTCTTATAACTTCAATGATTTTAACTAGTATTTCTGTTGCAAGGGAAAAGGAAATGGAAACAATTGAACTTTTATCCATAAGTCCTATTTCCCATATTGAATTTGTCCTCGGTAAAATTTTACCTTATACATTTTTAGGCTTAATTAATGTAACTATTGTTTTTATTTTCTCTCTTATAATTTTCAAATTACCTTTTCGTGGAAATTTAATTCTTTTATATTCAGGAACATTTCTTTTTCTATTACTTATTCTGGGGATAGGACTTTTATCTTCAATACTTTCTGAAACTCAGGCACAGGCAATGATGCAAGCAGTTTTTTTTGTTTTACCCATGCTTGTTCTTTCAGGATTTTTTTATCCAATAGAATCAATGCCTTTAATTTTTAGAATTATTGCCTATTTAAATCCTTTGACACATTTTTTGATAATATTAAGAAGTATATTTTTAAAGGGTTCAGGTTTTTTTGAATTAAAAATTAACTTTTTAATTATGGGGACACTCTCAATTTTAATATTTACTTATGCTTTTATTAAATCAAAAAATTTACTTCTGGGAAAGTAA
- a CDS encoding glycosyltransferase family 9 protein encodes MKILITPLFGIGDTLMMTPALKILKENLKNSELFVFTMFESTRDVLLYNPYIDHLIYYPLLENKIKSFFYLLKNIRVKKFDYVINFYPTNRKEYNIFSFLTGSKIRIGHSYRVMDFIELNFLKNRRIKEDEKLHNVLENVRLLKEFFKIDVKDIPPLQIYLKEDEIEREREFLKEKGIKDKFLIGIHAGSSVFKGHRGKRWPSQNFLDLLKRIKEKIKDSYFLFFGSKDDEDVNKFLEKNLKDGIIIRNKKIREVASLIKNCKIFISNDSGLMHLAAACQVPVLALFGPTSPYKLYPFGVKHRVCFLNLDCSPCFVYSPKPLKCVKNIDFKCMKDMQVDYVYEKFKELLEEVY; translated from the coding sequence TTGAAAATTCTAATAACTCCTCTTTTCGGTATAGGTGATACGCTTATGATGACCCCTGCTTTAAAAATTTTAAAAGAAAATTTAAAAAATTCTGAACTATTTGTTTTTACAATGTTTGAATCTACAAGGGATGTACTCCTCTATAATCCTTATATTGATCATCTTATTTACTATCCACTTTTAGAAAATAAAATTAAAAGTTTTTTTTATCTATTAAAAAATATCAGGGTGAAAAAATTTGATTATGTCATTAATTTTTATCCTACAAATAGAAAGGAATATAACATCTTTTCTTTTCTAACAGGTTCAAAAATAAGAATAGGACACTCTTACAGGGTTATGGATTTTATTGAACTTAATTTTTTAAAAAATAGAAGAATCAAAGAAGATGAAAAACTTCACAATGTTTTAGAAAATGTGAGACTATTGAAGGAATTTTTTAAAATTGATGTTAAAGATATTCCACCACTTCAAATTTATTTAAAGGAAGATGAAATAGAAAGGGAAAGGGAATTTTTAAAGGAAAAGGGGATAAAGGATAAATTTTTGATAGGAATTCATGCTGGTTCAAGCGTTTTTAAAGGTCACAGGGGAAAAAGATGGCCTTCTCAAAATTTTCTTGATTTGTTAAAGAGAATTAAAGAAAAAATTAAAGATAGTTATTTTTTATTTTTCGGTTCAAAAGATGATGAAGATGTAAATAAATTTCTTGAAAAAAATTTAAAGGATGGAATTATAATAAGAAACAAAAAAATAAGGGAAGTTGCTTCTTTAATTAAAAATTGCAAAATTTTTATATCAAATGATTCAGGACTTATGCATCTTGCAGCAGCTTGTCAGGTTCCTGTGCTTGCTCTTTTTGGACCCACTTCACCCTATAAACTTTATCCCTTTGGTGTAAAACACCGTGTTTGCTTTTTAAATCTTGACTGTTCACCTTGTTTTGTTTATTCACCAAAACCCTTAAAATGTGTTAAAAATATTGATTTTAAATGCATGAAAGATATGCAAGTGGATTATGTTTATGAAAAATTTAAAGAACTGCTTGAGGAAGTTTATTGA
- a CDS encoding ABC transporter permease: protein MKNIKNSLRKIKSIAYKEILHIIRDIRTLILSLIIPVFLLIIFGYAIRLDIQNVSLSFFDFKNDYFTRELKETLKNSSVFSKIFNEYDLKEDKFLKNEIKGKIFIPSNLKEIVIIIDGSDPTLFSTLSGYMIRMLGEKENIFDLRYKILFNPELKSEIFIVPGIIAIILVVISAVLVAISISKEYETGSFYTLFTLPLKPYEIIIGKVIPYILIGLTQFTLVLIFGKILFNIPLRGNFLFLYLSTIIYILSGLSIGIIVSTKFKKTQTALQVTWLTTILPSFLLSGFIFPIENIPFLLRILTYFVPARYFLELLRANLLRNSEIFYMLDELFFLILLSFILIFIALKSIKKEILT, encoded by the coding sequence ATGAAAAATATAAAAAATTCTTTAAGAAAAATTAAATCAATTGCATATAAGGAAATTCTGCACATTATAAGAGATATAAGAACTTTAATTCTTTCTTTAATAATTCCAGTTTTTTTACTTATAATTTTTGGCTATGCAATCAGACTTGATATCCAAAATGTAAGTTTAAGCTTTTTTGATTTTAAAAACGATTATTTTACAAGGGAGTTAAAGGAAACCTTAAAAAATTCTTCTGTATTTTCAAAGATCTTTAATGAATATGATTTAAAAGAAGATAAATTTTTGAAAAATGAAATAAAAGGAAAAATTTTTATACCCAGCAATTTAAAAGAAATTGTCATCATTATAGATGGTTCTGACCCAACATTATTTTCAACCCTTTCAGGTTATATGATAAGAATGCTTGGAGAAAAAGAAAATATTTTTGATTTGAGATATAAAATTCTCTTCAATCCTGAATTAAAAAGTGAAATTTTTATTGTTCCCGGAATTATAGCAATTATTCTTGTTGTTATCTCAGCTGTTCTTGTAGCAATAAGTATAAGTAAAGAATACGAAACCGGTAGCTTTTATACACTTTTCACCTTACCGTTAAAACCCTATGAAATAATAATTGGTAAAGTTATTCCCTATATTTTAATCGGTCTTACTCAATTTACCCTTGTTCTTATTTTTGGTAAAATACTATTTAACATCCCATTAAGAGGTAATTTTTTATTTCTTTATTTATCCACTATAATTTATATTCTTTCAGGTCTTAGTATAGGAATAATAGTTTCAACTAAATTTAAAAAAACGCAGACTGCGCTCCAAGTAACATGGTTAACAACAATATTACCTTCCTTTTTATTGTCTGGATTTATTTTTCCAATTGAAAATATCCCGTTTTTATTAAGAATTCTGACATATTTTGTTCCTGCAAGATATTTTCTTGAGCTTTTAAGAGCTAATCTTTTAAGAAATAGTGAAATCTTTTATATGCTTGATGAGCTTTTCTTTCTTATTCTTTTGTCCTTCATCTTAATTTTTATAGCTTTAAAATCTATAAAAAAAGAAATATTAACATGA
- a CDS encoding class I SAM-dependent methyltransferase, whose translation MSEKITKKLNLGCGNFKKEGYINLDYNKDVEPDVIHDLNVFPYPFEDNEFDLIEASHVLEHLDDPFKVMRELHRITKNNGLIIIRVPHFSRGFTHPEHKRGFDVTFPFYFNPSFLGGYQGVELKLEKMRLHWFGQPYLKKTVLPKSLFLIAKFIGKIIDFFANFSPFLCSRFWCFLVGGFDEIEFHFRVIK comes from the coding sequence ATGTCTGAGAAAATAACAAAAAAACTTAATCTGGGTTGTGGTAATTTCAAAAAAGAAGGGTATATAAACCTTGATTACAATAAAGATGTAGAACCTGATGTAATACACGATTTAAATGTTTTTCCTTATCCCTTTGAGGATAATGAATTTGATTTAATTGAAGCTTCCCATGTTCTTGAACATTTAGATGATCCCTTTAAAGTTATGAGAGAATTACACAGGATAACAAAAAATAATGGTCTTATTATAATAAGAGTTCCACATTTTTCAAGAGGATTTACCCATCCGGAACATAAAAGGGGTTTTGATGTTACCTTTCCCTTTTATTTTAATCCTTCCTTTTTAGGAGGGTATCAGGGAGTGGAACTAAAACTTGAAAAAATGAGACTTCACTGGTTTGGTCAGCCCTATCTTAAAAAAACTGTGCTCCCAAAGTCTTTATTTTTAATTGCAAAATTTATAGGGAAAATAATTGATTTTTTTGCCAATTTTTCTCCTTTTCTTTGTTCAAGATTCTGGTGTTTTTTAGTGGGTGGCTTTGATGAAATAGAATTTCATTTCAGAGTAATAAAATAG
- a CDS encoding transglutaminase-like domain-containing protein translates to MINFLFFLLIKRKIIFFLNIQNQFLKAEDIKIYIAIPENVYYQKILDIKFNPQPDSILKEEWGQNLALFKIKNMEPYEEKSFKMEINAIFDFKNKINFYNKNMEDNLEIYLRDDPYLCMNSDILKKVALNIKKKTKDDLDYIKDVLDTISKSLFYSVDGSWQNAEKTFLQGHGSCSEYSFLFSSLMRLGGLPTRFVGGTMERKGGIDLTFHRWVEVFLKDKGWIPVDAQYYDSPESNGKFFPDDERLFLVTTITPSTSSLLDEWYNFNVKVKKGIIRVNAFFKWEK, encoded by the coding sequence TTGATAAATTTTTTATTTTTTCTTTTAATAAAAAGAAAGATTATTTTTTTTCTTAATATTCAAAACCAGTTTCTAAAAGCAGAGGATATAAAAATCTATATAGCAATACCTGAAAATGTTTATTATCAAAAAATTCTTGATATAAAATTTAACCCTCAACCTGATTCAATTTTAAAAGAAGAGTGGGGTCAAAATCTTGCCCTTTTTAAAATTAAAAATATGGAACCCTATGAAGAAAAATCTTTTAAAATGGAAATTAATGCTATTTTTGATTTTAAAAATAAAATTAATTTTTATAACAAAAATATGGAAGATAATTTGGAAATATATCTCAGAGATGACCCCTATCTATGTATGAACTCTGATATTTTAAAAAAAGTAGCCCTTAATATAAAGAAAAAAACGAAGGATGATTTAGATTATATAAAAGATGTTCTTGACACAATTTCAAAATCCCTTTTTTATAGTGTTGATGGATCTTGGCAAAATGCTGAAAAAACTTTCCTTCAGGGACATGGTTCCTGTTCTGAGTACTCCTTTTTATTTTCTTCTTTAATGAGACTTGGTGGCCTTCCAACAAGATTTGTCGGTGGAACTATGGAAAGAAAAGGGGGAATAGATTTAACTTTTCACAGATGGGTTGAAGTTTTTTTAAAAGATAAAGGATGGATACCTGTTGATGCTCAATATTATGATTCTCCGGAAAGTAATGGTAAATTTTTCCCTGATGATGAGAGGTTATTTCTTGTAACAACAATAACTCCTTCTACAAGTTCTTTGCTTGATGAATGGTATAATTTTAATGTAAAAGTAAAAAAAGGTATAATAAGAGTTAATGCTTTTTTTAAATGGGAAAAATGA
- the rfbC gene encoding dTDP-4-dehydrorhamnose 3,5-epimerase: protein MPFDFEELEIDGLVLIKTKSFPDIRGYFFESYKESEFKNWGIKEKFKQDNISYSVKNTLRGLHFQRKPKEQAKLVRCIKGEIFDVACDLRKDSKTFGKWASVILSEENKNMLYIPKGFAHGFCVLSDYAILLYKVSEEYYKELDAGIRWDDPDLNIAWPIKNPILSEKDKNLPFLKDIKSIL, encoded by the coding sequence ATGCCTTTTGATTTTGAAGAACTTGAAATAGATGGTCTTGTCCTTATAAAAACAAAGAGTTTTCCTGATATAAGAGGATACTTTTTTGAAAGTTATAAAGAGTCAGAATTTAAAAATTGGGGTATAAAAGAAAAATTTAAACAGGATAATATTTCCTATTCAGTAAAAAACACTTTACGGGGACTTCATTTTCAAAGAAAACCCAAAGAACAAGCAAAACTTGTAAGATGTATAAAGGGAGAAATCTTTGATGTTGCCTGTGATTTAAGAAAAGATTCTAAAACCTTTGGCAAATGGGCATCTGTTATTCTTTCAGAAGAAAACAAAAATATGCTTTATATTCCTAAGGGATTTGCACATGGATTTTGTGTTTTAAGTGATTATGCTATTTTACTTTATAAAGTATCTGAAGAATATTATAAAGAACTGGATGCAGGGATTAGATGGGATGACCCTGATTTAAATATTGCTTGGCCTATAAAAAATCCCATTCTTTCAGAGAAGGACAAAAACCTTCCCTTTTTAAAAGATATAAAATCTATTCTATAA
- a CDS encoding HD domain-containing phosphohydrolase: protein MKKIKRIFVSKNGNIISDFDEAQDILTEIREGKNFLVIDNVRYSVRKYDIRETQGHLYLLKTDNKSIKEKDIYYHLTNLLISKYFDDIEFLKDKIELLSKTGEFFAEVINIEEIIKRIIREIKRVLKVEIVSIFKVDEKDKKISFYEFTKGKKELKSIEIEWGKGIVGYVAIHKTPLIVNDVSKDKRFYPEVDRKTGFKTKNLIAYPLIVQKKIIGVIEVINKRNGLFTNRDLEIISLISSSASVALQNAFLYRELDELFKGTITSLANSVEAKDPYTSGHVNRVTELSVEIGKRIGLKGEDLRTCELAAILHDIGKIAIPDSILKKPDKLTEEEFEIMKTHVYHGARILNPIPGMKSVIPAVLHHHERWDGKGYPMGLKGKEIPLIARIITITDSFDAMNSDRPYRKRLAPEVIEKELREKSGFQFDPELVDVFLEIEEVKELLNK from the coding sequence ATGAAGAAAATAAAAAGAATTTTTGTTTCTAAAAATGGAAATATAATAAGTGATTTTGATGAAGCTCAAGATATTTTGACTGAGATAAGAGAAGGTAAAAATTTTTTAGTTATAGATAATGTTAGATATTCTGTTAGAAAGTATGATATTAGAGAAACTCAAGGTCATTTATACCTTTTAAAGACTGATAATAAAAGTATTAAAGAGAAAGATATATACTATCATTTAACTAATCTTTTGATAAGTAAATATTTTGATGATATAGAGTTTTTAAAAGATAAAATAGAACTTTTAAGCAAAACCGGAGAATTCTTTGCAGAAGTTATTAATATAGAAGAAATAATAAAGAGGATCATAAGAGAAATAAAAAGGGTTTTAAAAGTTGAAATAGTTTCAATTTTTAAAGTAGACGAAAAAGATAAAAAAATTTCCTTTTATGAATTCACAAAGGGGAAAAAAGAGCTGAAATCAATAGAAATTGAATGGGGTAAAGGTATTGTGGGTTATGTAGCTATACATAAAACCCCTTTGATTGTAAATGATGTATCAAAAGATAAAAGATTTTATCCTGAAGTGGATAGGAAAACAGGTTTTAAGACAAAAAATTTAATTGCTTATCCTTTAATTGTTCAAAAGAAGATAATAGGTGTAATTGAAGTAATAAACAAAAGAAATGGATTATTTACAAATAGAGACCTTGAGATTATTTCCCTGATTTCTTCTTCAGCATCCGTTGCATTACAGAATGCTTTTTTATACAGGGAACTTGATGAATTATTTAAAGGAACAATAACATCACTTGCAAATTCTGTTGAAGCAAAGGATCCATATACCTCAGGTCATGTTAATAGAGTTACAGAACTTTCTGTTGAGATTGGTAAAAGGATAGGTTTAAAGGGAGAAGATTTGAGAACTTGTGAACTTGCAGCAATTTTACATGATATTGGTAAAATAGCTATCCCTGATAGTATATTAAAAAAACCTGATAAACTAACAGAAGAGGAATTTGAGATAATGAAAACTCATGTTTATCATGGTGCAAGGATTTTAAACCCCATTCCTGGTATGAAGAGTGTAATTCCTGCTGTTTTACATCATCATGAAAGATGGGATGGAAAGGGTTATCCTATGGGTTTAAAAGGAAAGGAAATTCCTTTAATAGCAAGAATAATAACAATTACTGATTCTTTTGATGCAATGAATTCTGATAGACCTTACAGAAAAAGGCTTGCCCCAGAGGTTATAGAGAAAGAGTTGAGAGAAAAATCCGGTTTTCAATTTGACCCTGAATTAGTTGATGTTTTTCTTGAAATTGAAGAGGTAAAAGAGTTATTAAATAAATGA
- a CDS encoding glycosyltransferase family 39 protein, with translation MNHNNKKLLFLIFFFYLLIFLFTAEGHVESIDAQLRFEMTKSMVDKRSLEVDYFLARKGKDGRYYNTYGPITSLLAVPFYLIAKAVYNLTNLEKRGVEEFMFSMMTPILGAITVLIFFLFCLKVMRFNYKKSFMASILFSFFTPFWFYTKYSANEVLCALFSLIGFYFLLKNDKKPKDLFLSGLGFGLAYLTRWEFAILFLPIFIWVIYKYFPQIKPILLFSSGIFPLFLLGIFYSYMIFGSPFFPYGELKGFEEGIPRSLNLSWFFSYFFSFPPWKGFYRRLFSFEQGIFTYSPFIVFFINGFYYLLKKERSIFFLFLSVIFVWVIFYTFIGPKGVEMGPRYHIPILFIFVSCSLYPLKNYFLKLLFYFFAFISFIINFLGINVSSHRTHLKLELIYRKNPPSGWVIQEERLFNMISGCLEVWRNYIKESSKDYFFSREDASVEERLEKQATIALPNFWWIFLPFFGVPKFIIFLIILIFLILIFYTSLKIKSILFYLDKFYSIEI, from the coding sequence GTGAATCATAATAATAAAAAACTATTATTTTTAATATTTTTCTTTTATCTTTTAATTTTCCTTTTTACTGCTGAAGGACATGTTGAATCGATTGATGCACAACTAAGATTTGAAATGACTAAAAGTATGGTGGATAAAAGAAGTTTAGAAGTTGACTATTTTCTTGCGAGAAAAGGAAAAGACGGAAGGTATTATAATACTTATGGTCCAATTACTTCTTTACTTGCTGTACCCTTCTATCTAATTGCTAAAGCAGTTTACAATTTAACCAATTTAGAAAAAAGGGGAGTTGAAGAATTTATGTTTTCTATGATGACCCCAATTTTAGGAGCAATTACTGTTTTAATATTTTTCTTATTTTGTTTAAAAGTAATGAGGTTTAACTATAAAAAATCCTTTATGGCATCTATTTTATTTTCTTTTTTTACCCCCTTTTGGTTTTATACAAAGTATTCTGCCAATGAAGTTCTCTGTGCTCTTTTTTCACTTATTGGCTTTTATTTTTTACTAAAAAATGATAAAAAGCCAAAAGATTTATTTTTATCAGGTTTAGGATTTGGTCTTGCATACCTTACAAGATGGGAGTTTGCTATTCTTTTTTTACCAATATTTATATGGGTTATTTATAAATACTTTCCCCAAATTAAACCGATCCTTTTATTCTCCTCTGGAATTTTTCCACTTTTTTTATTAGGAATCTTTTATAGTTATATGATTTTTGGAAGTCCTTTTTTTCCTTATGGAGAACTTAAGGGTTTTGAGGAAGGTATACCACGTTCCTTAAATTTATCGTGGTTTTTTTCTTATTTTTTTTCTTTTCCACCTTGGAAAGGTTTTTACAGAAGATTATTTAGTTTTGAGCAGGGGATATTTACTTATTCTCCCTTTATAGTTTTTTTTATCAATGGATTTTATTATCTCTTAAAAAAAGAGCGCTCTATTTTCTTTTTATTTCTTTCTGTAATTTTTGTTTGGGTTATTTTTTATACTTTTATTGGTCCAAAAGGTGTAGAAATGGGACCACGATATCATATACCTATTCTTTTTATCTTTGTATCCTGTTCTCTTTATCCATTAAAGAATTACTTTTTAAAACTCCTCTTTTATTTTTTTGCTTTTATTTCATTTATTATAAATTTTTTAGGAATCAATGTTTCATCTCATCGCACTCATCTTAAACTGGAACTAATTTATAGAAAGAATCCTCCATCAGGTTGGGTTATTCAGGAAGAAAGACTTTTTAATATGATATCAGGATGCTTAGAGGTTTGGAGAAATTATATAAAAGAATCTTCAAAGGACTATTTTTTTAGCAGGGAAGATGCCAGTGTAGAAGAGAGACTTGAAAAGCAAGCAACGATTGCTCTTCCAAATTTCTGGTGGATTTTCCTTCCTTTTTTTGGTGTCCCCAAATTTATAATTTTCTTAATTATTTTAATTTTTTTAATTCTCATTTTTTACACAAGCTTAAAGATAAAAAGTATTTTATTTTATCTTGACAAATTTTATAGTATTGAAATATAA